CGTCGCCAAGGATTATGACACTGATTTTGTCAACTGGGGTATGTACCGGCAGATGATCTTTGATGAAAGAACCATGGTGGGTCCCGTTCTGCCCTTTTCCGATATGGGGAAGTTCTTTTATGGCAAGTATGTCCCGCGGAACCTGCCCATGCCTTTCGCCACGGTGATCGGTCCGGATCCCCTTTCGGCCATAGCCGCCTCTGCGCCATCACCCATCGCCGAGGAGGAATTCGCGGGGATGCTAATGGGCGAACCAGTGGAGCTCGTCAAATGCCGGACCAGCGATCTGTATGTGCCGGCCCAGGCAGAAATTATCATCGAAGGGGTTCTTATTCCCAACGTAACCATAGATGAGGGCCCCTTCGGTGAATACACCGGCTACCGGGTAACGCCCCGGGTCAAGCGGGCGGTCTATCGCGTCCAGGCGATTACCATGCGGAAGAAACCTATCTTGACGGTGTCGGTCATGGGCGTGCCTACCGACGAAGGGCAACTCCTCCGCTCCTTCTCCTTGGGGTTGGAAATGGATAAATTGCTCCGGGATCAGGGCATTCCCATTACGGGCGTCTATATGCTGCCCGAATCCACCCATCATCTGGTGGTGGTGGGGGTGAAACCTGTCTATGCCAATATTGCCAGCCAGGTTGCCCAACTCGTCTTCGGCAGCAAACTTGGCCCCTGGTTCCACATGGTGGTCGTGGTGGATGACAAAACTGATATCTACAGTAAAGATGCCCTCATTCATGCCCTGGCCACAAAATGCAATCCCGGCAAAGGGATCCGCGTTTATAAAGACTCGGTGGGCACTCCCTTCTATCCTTTCCTCGGCCCGGATGACAGAACACATGGCCGCGTGGACAAGGTGGTCTTTGACTGCATTCTCCCCACGGATTGGCCCGTAGGCGATATTCCGACCAAGGTTTCTTTCGATAATGTCTATCCGCAGGATATCCAGGATAAGGTGCTTGCCAAATGGAAAACTTATGGTTTCGCAGAATAAAGGAGGGTCATGATGGCCGTTTATGATACGTTTATCTTGGAAAATGTCGAAGGATTTAGTGAAAACCAGGAACTGGTAACCGTCCTGCGGGATCTGACGGCGGGGAAAAAGAAGTATAACTCCGCCTATGCAAAAATAAAGATGTCCCCGGACCCCAAAAAATACCCCCATACCCTGTTCGTCAGGCAGGGGAAGGGCGTGCTGCTGAAGAACACCTACTCTATGGAGATCCTGTCCTGGGTTAACATGATACCGGCGGGGCTTTAACAAAGTGCTGAGGACTGAGTGCTGAGGACTGAGAAGAAAAACACTCAGCACTTTCTTTTGTAACACGGGGTTATTGATGATCAATTCACTGCGGGACTATCTCGAGGTGCTGCGGAAGAAAGGCCTTCTCCTCGAGGTGTCGGAGAAGGTCTTCCGGGAAGATCTGCCGGAGTTGATCGCCAGTCTGCAAGGTTCAGGAAAGGCGCTTTTGTTTACGGACGTCGCCGGCTACTCTGGCCGTGTGGCTGCGAACCTGGTTCCCACGCAGGATTGTTTTGCCGATATCTTTGAAACCACCAGTAATCATTATGAGTATTTTATCAATGCCCTGAAGAGACGGGAGCAAAAGCTGCCCACCGTCGAACATGATCTGGTGACGATGGCCATGGAAGGGCGGGAGCTGCTCGACCATTTGCCAATATTGAAGCATTATGAGCAGGACTCGGCGCCATTTATTACGGCAGCCATTGCCTCTTCCCGTGATCCGGAAACGGGCGCCGTTGCCCGGGGCATCCACCGCCTGGAGTGGAGAAAAGGCAACCGCATCGGCATTGCCCTGCTTAACCCGCCGCTGAGTGAACTATTCGAAAAATACAAGCGGTTGCAGAGGCCCATGCCCATTTCCCTCTCCATCGGCAATGATTTGGCGGTACTGCTGGCCATGGCCCTCAAGCCCCAACTGGATACGGACAAGTTGGAAATAGCCGGGGGGCTGAAGGGCAGGGGCATAGCCACCATCAGTTCCTTCGATTCCGACATAGACGTCCCCCAGTCAGGCGAGATACTGCTGGAAGGTTTTGTTGACTATGATGATTGCCGGCCAGATGGACCGTTGGGAGAAATCAGCGGTTATTATATGCGCTTGCTAGAAACGCCGACCGTCGTCGTGAAGAGGCTGTCCTGCCGGCCCTCGCCCATCTACCATGCCCTCCTGCCCACCTGCCTTGAGGCGGACATGTATTTGACCTTCGTGAGTTATGCCCATATCCATGAAACGCTTATGCGCCTGTTCCCCTTTGTGATGCGCATACATTTCATTCCCAAGACCTTCGGTTCCTCCATCATCGTCCAGGTCAAGGGCGTCGAGACTCAGCGCATCAGAAGTCTGATCACTTTTGTCCTGTCCTTTCCGATGATCAAGAAGGTCCTCGTGGTAGATGAAGATGTAGATGCAGAAGATTACCGGGACGTGGAATGGGCCATGGCCACCAGATTTGATCCCCGTCAGGATTTGATTGTAATTGACAACTTGCCGGTTCAACCTATAGATCCGCAGAAAAAAGAGGGCCAGGGCCTCACCAAGATGGGCATGAATGCTACGGTCTTTGGCAAGAACATCGAGGCCAGAGCCAGAATTGCCCGGGGAGAGCGCACGAGGATTGAGGCCATAGTTAAACTGCGTGGCTCAGTGTGACGAGTTTTGCAATTATCTCCATAAATTTTATTTCTTTCTTCCCGCGTATTTTCCCCTTCTACAGAATTAGCAACTATTCCATTGGCACGCAATATCCCTTGACAAGCAAAAACAGCACCCCTATACTGGCCAGGTGCGATACATGCTGACGAATTTCCACCCTAACAGAAAGTCATTCATCCTATGTCATCCGAGTTTTTGAACCCTTCCCGCTATCAGGAGCTTCTTGAAATCCTGGCTGGTCAAGTACACCGGGATCTGGTTCGCCAGTACCCCGATGAACTGTGGCAAATCCGTCGCCAAGGTCTGGCTTTTGAAGACCTTAGCAATATGCAGAAGACTCATACACTGGACGCGGCCCGGGAGAATCTGGATGCACTGCTGGACGCCGGTATCATCTTTGAGCTGCCCCACACTCCGGAAAGAGACCTCCAGCAGGTGCGCCAGGATATCGAAACCTTGCTGAAACAGGGCGAGCCCATCTTCGCGTACGACCTGGTCAGGCGGGCCCGACTGGACTTTCCGGAAGATGTCTCCCTGCGCCAGCTCCAGGCCCTATCCCTGATCCGAACCGGCGCCCCGGGAGAAGCCCTGACGGTGCTGACCCAGCTTTTGCGGGAAGGCCATCGGGATCAGGGGACCCTTGCGCCTCTGGCTCGTGCCTACCGGGACTATGGCGAAAGAACGAAGGATCAGGGGATGCTCCGGAAGTGTTTTCTGCGCGCATTTCAACTTTACGACGAGGCCTATCGCAACAGCCGGGGCATTTGGAGCGGCATCCACGCAGCATGGTTGGCCCTGGAGTTGGGTTTTGGCGATACCGCCTCTGATCTGGCGACCCAGGTACAACTGGGCGCCCAGGATTTGCTGCAACGGGCACGGGCAGATGGCACAGATCCCTTCTGGCATTTGGCGATTCTTGGCATCTCGGCCATGATTCAGCGCCGCTTCAGCGAGGGGTTCGGCTACTGCCAGGAAGTGGCGGAGACAGGGCGAGGGAGGATCGGCGACGTTGCAGAAGTCCGCTATCTGAACAAGAGCATCCTCGAACTGCTTCATCAGGACGTCACCATCCTGGAATCCATCCTCCCCGCCCCCAAGGTGCTCGTGTTTGCGGGTCACATGATTGATTTTCAGGACCGCAAGACGCCGCGTTTCCCGCCCTCCCTGGCCGCAACCGTTGCCCGAATAATCCGGGAACGTATTGCCAGCCTTCATGTCGAGGCGGGCTTCGCCACCGCCGCCTGTGGCGCTCCCATCCTTTTCCACGAGGCGGTGCAAGCCATCGGTGGTGAAAGCCACGTGGTCCTGCCCTATGGCCGGGATGAGTTCCTGGCTGATAGTGTGGCCATCCGTGAGGACATGGATTGGACCAGCCGCTTTGACCACGTGCTTGAAAAGGCCCGGAAGGTGATTCTGGCCAGCCCCCAGCGTCTGGATGAGGGCAGCGTCGTCTTCTCCTATGCCAATCAGATCCTCCTAGGGCTGGGTTTGATCCGGGCCCACCAACTGCGCTGCGAACTGAAGACCCTCGTCGTTTGGGATGGCCAGCCCAGTGAGGCAGCGGGCAGCGTTTCCAGGACCCTGGCCCATTGGAAGAAGCTTGGCCACTCGCCGGAAATCATCAATCTCCGTGAACTGGAGTCCGTGATCATCTATAATTCGAAGCATCGCCGCCGCGCCCGGAGTGTGCCGGCGCGCCGCGATGGGCTCAAGTCCCGGATCATGGTCATGCTCTTCGCAGACGTCGTGCGTTTTAGTCAGCTCGAGGAGCGCCAGGTGCCCTCCTTCGTTGCCCATTTCCTTGGGGCGATTGGAGCATTGGAAACGGAGCTCAAGGTCCGTCCAGCCATGAAGAACACCTGGGGCGACGGCCTCTTCATGGTCTTCCGGAAAGCCCATGATGCGATCTGCTTTAGCAGGGCGCTGGTGGAACGAGTCGGCCACACCGATTGGGCCAGTCTTGGCCTGCCCCCGGATCTGAATCTCCGTGTGGCCCTCCATACGGGCCCGGTTTACGTCGGACGGGACCCTGTCACGAGGCGCCGGACCTGCTTTGGCACCCATGTCAACAATGCCGCCCGAATCGAGCCCATCACACCGCCAGGCAAGATCTACGTCAGCCAGGCCTTCGCCGCCCTCGCTGCAGCCATGGACCTGACGGACTGCCCCTGTGAATACGTCGGAGAGTTGCCCCTCGCCAAGAACTTCGGCAGCTTTCCGATGTACGTGCTCCAGACGATGGAAGATCCGGTGGATATTGGTGACCCCTCCGACTAGAGGCGCCATTGACTTTGTCACCAAACCGATTAACCCGGTTGTGCTCAAGTTGCGGGTACGCAATTCTCTTTTCCATAACTGCAGGATAGTATGTCGGAGTAGAATTAGAATTCGATGCCCAGATCGAGCTGCGGAGCAAATATCTTCCCCATCGTCCACAGGGTTTCGCGGTACGGTGAGTCTCCCAACTGGGCAGGGAGCGATTTAATCGTTTCCCAGATTCCGTCCGTATTGTTCGATCGGCCGGAATCACTCTTTAGCCGTAGGTCCTGATAGCGGGAGACGCGGAGCCGAAAACTGCCGAATTGGAATTCGCTCCATTTTCTCTCTCTTCCTTCAGCCGCTACTTTTATGGCGTTGCTCCGATCTTTATTGTCAGTTGCATAATGTTCAAAAGTATAAGCAGGCACCCGCATCTTTTTAACCGGCGCCAGATCCTCGCGGACGATAAAAGGCCGCCAATCCAGGAAAAAACCGGCGGCAGGATATGGGACTGCCAAGATAAGCATAGTTATAAAAGCCATTATAAACCGATACTTATAACACATCTGACAAAACCTTCTCCATCATGGCGGCGGACGCGGGAGGCGGAGCTCGCGACCGACATAGAGGGGATCGCGAAGCTTCATGTTATTTAACTTCAACAGTACGCTCACCGACGTTTGATATCGGCGGGCAATTTTAGCGATCGTTTCCCCTTTGCTGACTTTGTGAAAAGCGGGTGTGGTTCGTGCCCGGGATGTTTTCTTAAGCGTATCGCCTTTTTTCACCTTGTAGGATGCGGCAGGGCTTGGACGTGTTTCAGCGACCGGACTTTTTGCTGCCTTGCCAATCTTGTCATCCTTCGGAGCTGCTTTCACGACGGGAGGTTCGGGAATCGAGAAAAATCCCCTGACGGTTCCGGCGATAGATGAGGCGAGTTCTGCCTGAAATTTTTCACCCCGTAAATTAGACTCCTCCTGCAGGTTGGAAATATAGGCAGTTTCAATGAGAATGGCTGGTATCTCCGGAAATTTCAGCACCCGGAAAGGGGCCTCTTGAACGTTGGCAAACTTGATGCTATTGATCCGGCCAATGCTATTAAGGATCTGGTTGCCAAAGTTCTTGGACTGATTGATCGTGTTCGTCTGAAACATATTGAGGATGATGGGGTGTGACTCGCCATTGCCGTTACTCTCGCCCAGGGTACCACCGATAATGTCGGCCATGTTCTCCTGACGGGCGAGAATCTTCGCGGCCTCGCTGCTCGCTCCGCCGGTGGAAAGACAATAGACGGAACTCCCTTTGGCAATTTTGTTTCTGGCGGCATCGGCGTGAATGCTGATGAACAGGTCGGCGCCCAGTTCCCTGGCGATGCTCAGCCGCTTTTTAAAAGGTACGTAATAGTCCCCTTCCCGAGTGAGAAAGGCGCGTGTTCCTTCGCCCGAGTTAAGGACATCCTTTAATTTTTTGCCGATGGCCAGCACCACGTTTTTTTCTGTCGTGCCCCGATTGCCAGTCGCACCCGGATCTTCCCCCCCGTGCCCAGGATCAATGACAATAATTTTATCCTTCTTGACCACTTTAACCTGTTCCCGCGCTCGGCTTTCTTCTTTTTCAACCTCTGGAAGTGTAATGTCCATCACCAGACGATGAGGTTTGTCCTGAAATTTCTTCAGCTTGAAAATCTTGGTCTCCACTCTCTCCGTGACAAAAAGCTCCAAGCATACTTTTCCTTCCGCCGGGACGGAAAAAGCGATCCTGGCAATTCCCGGTTTATTCAGGATATATTCACGCGGGATGTCTTTCGAGAGGGCTGCATTGGCGAGCTGCAGTTGCACCTTGGACGCTGATTTTTCCACCGTAT
This sequence is a window from Deltaproteobacteria bacterium. Protein-coding genes within it:
- a CDS encoding UbiD family decarboxylase — its product is VAKDYDTDFVNWGMYRQMIFDERTMVGPVLPFSDMGKFFYGKYVPRNLPMPFATVIGPDPLSAIAASAPSPIAEEEFAGMLMGEPVELVKCRTSDLYVPAQAEIIIEGVLIPNVTIDEGPFGEYTGYRVTPRVKRAVYRVQAITMRKKPILTVSVMGVPTDEGQLLRSFSLGLEMDKLLRDQGIPITGVYMLPESTHHLVVVGVKPVYANIASQVAQLVFGSKLGPWFHMVVVVDDKTDIYSKDALIHALATKCNPGKGIRVYKDSVGTPFYPFLGPDDRTHGRVDKVVFDCILPTDWPVGDIPTKVSFDNVYPQDIQDKVLAKWKTYGFAE
- a CDS encoding phenylphosphate carboxylase subunit gamma encodes the protein MMAVYDTFILENVEGFSENQELVTVLRDLTAGKKKYNSAYAKIKMSPDPKKYPHTLFVRQGKGVLLKNTYSMEILSWVNMIPAGL
- a CDS encoding UbiD family decarboxylase produces the protein MINSLRDYLEVLRKKGLLLEVSEKVFREDLPELIASLQGSGKALLFTDVAGYSGRVAANLVPTQDCFADIFETTSNHYEYFINALKRREQKLPTVEHDLVTMAMEGRELLDHLPILKHYEQDSAPFITAAIASSRDPETGAVARGIHRLEWRKGNRIGIALLNPPLSELFEKYKRLQRPMPISLSIGNDLAVLLAMALKPQLDTDKLEIAGGLKGRGIATISSFDSDIDVPQSGEILLEGFVDYDDCRPDGPLGEISGYYMRLLETPTVVVKRLSCRPSPIYHALLPTCLEADMYLTFVSYAHIHETLMRLFPFVMRIHFIPKTFGSSIIVQVKGVETQRIRSLITFVLSFPMIKKVLVVDEDVDAEDYRDVEWAMATRFDPRQDLIVIDNLPVQPIDPQKKEGQGLTKMGMNATVFGKNIEARARIARGERTRIEAIVKLRGSV
- a CDS encoding N-acetylmuramoyl-L-alanine amidase, with the protein product MNSLIRLTLSILLLFISTQAWARTEIINLRHWTAPEHTRVVIDTDQEIQYTVEKSASKVQLQLANAALSKDIPREYILNKPGIARIAFSVPAEGKVCLELFVTERVETKIFKLKKFQDKPHRLVMDITLPEVEKEESRAREQVKVVKKDKIIVIDPGHGGEDPGATGNRGTTEKNVVLAIGKKLKDVLNSGEGTRAFLTREGDYYVPFKKRLSIARELGADLFISIHADAARNKIAKGSSVYCLSTGGASSEAAKILARQENMADIIGGTLGESNGNGESHPIILNMFQTNTINQSKNFGNQILNSIGRINSIKFANVQEAPFRVLKFPEIPAILIETAYISNLQEESNLRGEKFQAELASSIAGTVRGFFSIPEPPVVKAAPKDDKIGKAAKSPVAETRPSPAASYKVKKGDTLKKTSRARTTPAFHKVSKGETIAKIARRYQTSVSVLLKLNNMKLRDPLYVGRELRLPRPPP